The following proteins come from a genomic window of Pseudomonas sp. WJP1:
- a CDS encoding TetR family transcriptional regulator codes for MTMTSELSAAPEQPIAEPRKSRKNNPEKTRENILQEAIVEFVQQGLSGARVDAIAERIHTSKRMIYYYFGSKEQLYVEVLEKLYGDIRNTESRLHLAELTPVEAIRRLVEFTFDHHDRNVDFVRIVSIENIHNAEFVKRSDAIKAMNNTILDSLGEILRRGAEQGLFRTGLDPLDVHLLISSFCFYRVSNRHTFGEIFQIDLPDESIKQRHREMICESVLRYLQA; via the coding sequence ATGACAATGACATCAGAACTCTCCGCAGCACCTGAGCAACCAATTGCCGAGCCGCGCAAGAGTCGCAAGAACAACCCGGAAAAAACCCGGGAAAACATCCTGCAGGAAGCGATTGTCGAGTTCGTTCAGCAAGGGCTTTCCGGGGCTCGCGTCGATGCCATCGCCGAGCGCATCCACACGTCCAAGCGCATGATCTATTACTACTTCGGCAGTAAGGAACAGCTCTACGTCGAGGTGCTGGAAAAGCTCTACGGCGATATCCGTAACACCGAAAGCCGTCTGCACCTGGCGGAGCTGACGCCGGTGGAGGCGATTCGGCGGCTGGTGGAGTTCACTTTCGATCACCATGATCGCAATGTCGATTTCGTGCGCATCGTCAGCATCGAGAACATTCACAACGCCGAATTCGTGAAGCGCTCGGATGCGATCAAGGCGATGAACAACACCATCCTCGATTCACTGGGCGAGATCCTGCGGCGCGGTGCTGAACAGGGGCTGTTCCGCACCGGCCTGGATCCGTTGGACGTGCACTTGCTGATCAGTTCGTTCTGCTTCTATCGCGTATCGAACCGCCACACTTTCGGCGAGATCTTCCAGATCGACTTGCCGGACGAAAGCATCAAGCAGCGTCATCGGGAGATGATTTGCGAGTCGGTTTTGCGCTACCTGCAAGCCTGA
- the trmA gene encoding tRNA (uridine(54)-C5)-methyltransferase TrmA, with protein MTFDSQAYAVQLEDKVTRLRDLLAPFDAPEPVVFDSPLQNFRLRAEFRLWREAGERHYAMFSQEDKRTPILIEEFPIASQRINQLMPQLKAAWQASAALSHKLFQVEFLTTLAGDAMITLCYHRPLDEHWHTAASKLAADLNVSVIGRSKGKREVIGHDYVVEKLEVGGRTFSYRQPEGAFTQPNGTVNQKMLNWAYDALGDRADDLLELYCGNGNFTLPLATRVRKVLATEISKTSVNAALSNLSENAVDNVTLVRLSAEELTEALNEVRPFRRLHGIDLKSYEFGSVFVDPPRAGMDPDTCELTRRFDNILYISCNPQTLADNIAQLHDTHRITRCAMFDQFPWTHHMESGVLLTRR; from the coding sequence ATGACTTTTGATTCCCAGGCCTACGCCGTCCAGCTCGAAGACAAGGTCACGCGTTTGCGTGACCTGCTGGCGCCATTCGATGCACCGGAGCCGGTCGTCTTCGACTCGCCACTGCAGAATTTCCGACTGCGCGCCGAATTCCGCCTGTGGCGCGAAGCCGGCGAGCGCCATTACGCAATGTTTTCCCAGGAAGACAAGCGCACGCCGATCCTGATCGAAGAATTCCCGATCGCCAGCCAACGCATCAATCAATTGATGCCGCAGCTCAAGGCCGCATGGCAAGCCAGTGCAGCCCTGAGCCACAAGCTGTTCCAGGTGGAGTTCCTGACCACCCTGGCCGGCGATGCGATGATCACCCTGTGCTACCACCGCCCGCTGGACGAGCACTGGCACACAGCGGCCTCGAAACTGGCTGCCGACCTCAACGTCAGCGTGATCGGTCGGTCGAAGGGCAAGCGCGAGGTCATTGGTCACGATTACGTCGTCGAGAAACTTGAAGTCGGCGGCCGCACCTTCAGCTATCGCCAGCCAGAAGGCGCCTTCACCCAGCCAAACGGCACCGTGAACCAGAAGATGCTCAACTGGGCGTACGACGCGCTGGGTGATCGCGCGGACGATTTGCTGGAACTGTATTGCGGCAATGGCAACTTCACCCTGCCGCTCGCCACCCGCGTGCGCAAAGTGCTGGCGACCGAAATCAGCAAGACCTCGGTCAATGCGGCGCTGAGTAACCTCAGTGAAAACGCTGTGGATAACGTCACCCTGGTGCGCCTGTCCGCCGAAGAACTGACCGAAGCGCTGAACGAAGTGCGCCCGTTCCGCCGCCTGCACGGCATCGACCTCAAGAGCTACGAGTTCGGCAGCGTCTTCGTCGATCCGCCGCGCGCCGGCATGGACCCGGATACCTGCGAGCTGACCCGACGCTTCGACAACATCCTCTACATTTCCTGCAACCCGCAAACCCTGGCGGACAACATCGCCCAACTGCACGACACCCACCGCATCACCCGATGCGCGATGTTCGACCAGTTCCCGTGGACGCATCACATGGAGTCCGGGGTGTTGTTGACCCGCCGGTAA
- the aroQ gene encoding type II 3-dehydroquinate dehydratase, with protein sequence MPPIILVLNGPNLNLLGTREPATYGHETLADVSALCGRAAEEFGLAVEFRQTNHEGELLDWIHAARGRCAGIVINPAAWTHTSVAIRDALVASELPVIEVHLSNVHAREPFRHHSFVSAIATAVMAGFGSHGYRLALEHFSQRLKGQAA encoded by the coding sequence ATGCCCCCCATCATTCTGGTGCTCAACGGCCCGAATCTGAACCTGCTTGGCACCCGTGAACCGGCGACCTATGGCCATGAAACCCTGGCAGATGTTTCCGCGCTGTGCGGCCGGGCCGCCGAAGAGTTCGGCCTGGCGGTGGAGTTTCGCCAGACCAACCATGAAGGCGAACTGCTCGACTGGATTCACGCCGCCCGCGGCCGTTGTGCCGGGATCGTGATCAACCCGGCGGCCTGGACGCACACCTCGGTGGCGATCCGCGACGCGCTGGTCGCCAGCGAACTGCCGGTGATCGAAGTGCACCTGTCCAACGTTCACGCCCGCGAGCCTTTCCGCCACCACTCCTTCGTCTCGGCCATTGCCACGGCGGTAATGGCTGGCTTCGGTAGCCATGGCTATCGCCTGGCCCTGGAACATTTCAGTCAACGTCTGAAGGGGCAAGCAGCATGA
- a CDS encoding tautomerase family protein produces the protein MPFVSVRITRDGVTREQKAQVIAEITETLQRVLGKPPELTHIVIEEIDTDNWGYKGITTTEYRKNLPG, from the coding sequence ATGCCTTTCGTCAGCGTACGCATCACCCGAGACGGCGTAACCCGTGAGCAGAAAGCCCAGGTCATCGCCGAAATCACCGAGACCCTGCAGCGCGTCCTCGGCAAGCCGCCGGAGCTGACCCACATCGTGATCGAAGAAATCGATACCGATAACTGGGGGTATAAGGGGATTACCACGACTGAGTATCGAAAAAACCTGCCGGGATGA
- the quiC gene encoding 3-dehydroshikimate dehydratase QuiC, with product MQRSIATVSLSGTLPEKLEAIAAAGFDGVEIFENDLLYYDGSPREIKQMCADLGIAITLFQPFRDFEGCRRDRLSRNLERAERKFDLMQELGTDLVLVCSNASADSIGDEQILVDDLRLLAEHAGARGLRIGYEALAWGRHVNTWQQVWNIVRQADHPSLGVLLDSFHTLSLKGDPSAIAEIPGDKIFFVQMADAPILAMDVLEWSRHFRCFPGQGEFDLPGFLAPIIKSGYTGPLSLEIFNDGFRAAPPRANAADGLRSLLYLEEKTRERLAQEAKPAGNPEILFETPKASEYNGIEFLEFAVDESLGAKLSHWLERLGFVKAGQHRSKSVSLLRQGDINLILNSEPYSFGHSFFEAHGPSLCATAVRVKDSASALARAVAYKGQPYRGLVGPNELELAAVRAPDGSLIYLVDQDADVYGTDFNLEPAAVSSGGLKRIDHMAMALPADSLDSWVLFYKSLLDFEADDEVVLPDPYGLVKSRALRSRDSSIRLPLNISENRNTAISHALSSYRGSGVHHIAFDCDDIFAEVSRAKAAGVPLLDIPLNYYDDLAARFDFDDEFLSELAYYNVLYDRDAQGGELFHVYTEPFEGRFFFEIIQRKNGYAGYGAANVAVRLAAMAKSRSGALRQAKL from the coding sequence ATGCAGCGTTCCATTGCCACCGTGTCCTTGAGCGGTACCCTGCCGGAAAAACTCGAAGCCATTGCAGCCGCCGGTTTTGACGGCGTCGAAATTTTCGAGAACGACCTTCTCTACTACGACGGCAGCCCGCGGGAAATTAAACAGATGTGCGCCGATCTCGGGATCGCCATCACCCTGTTTCAACCGTTCCGGGATTTTGAAGGCTGCCGCCGTGACCGCTTGTCGCGCAATCTGGAACGGGCCGAGCGCAAGTTCGACCTGATGCAGGAACTGGGCACCGACCTGGTGCTGGTGTGCAGCAACGCCTCGGCCGATTCCATCGGTGATGAACAGATTTTAGTCGATGATTTGCGCCTGCTGGCTGAACACGCTGGCGCGCGCGGTCTGCGCATCGGTTACGAAGCACTGGCCTGGGGCCGGCATGTGAACACTTGGCAACAGGTGTGGAACATCGTTCGTCAGGCCGATCATCCGAGCCTCGGCGTGTTGCTCGACAGTTTCCATACGCTGTCGCTCAAGGGCGACCCGAGCGCTATCGCCGAGATTCCCGGCGATAAGATTTTCTTCGTGCAAATGGCTGATGCACCGATCCTGGCCATGGATGTGCTCGAGTGGAGCCGGCATTTCCGTTGCTTCCCGGGCCAGGGCGAATTCGATTTGCCTGGCTTCCTCGCGCCGATCATCAAGAGTGGCTACACCGGTCCGCTGTCGCTGGAGATCTTCAACGACGGTTTCCGCGCCGCACCGCCACGGGCCAACGCTGCTGACGGCTTGCGCTCGTTGCTGTACCTGGAAGAGAAAACCCGCGAGCGCCTGGCCCAGGAGGCCAAGCCTGCCGGCAACCCCGAGATCCTGTTCGAGACTCCGAAGGCCAGCGAATACAACGGCATCGAGTTTCTCGAATTCGCCGTGGACGAAAGCCTCGGCGCCAAGCTCTCCCATTGGCTGGAGCGGCTGGGTTTCGTCAAGGCCGGGCAGCATCGCTCCAAGAGCGTCAGCCTGCTGCGCCAGGGCGATATCAACCTGATCCTCAACTCCGAACCTTACTCCTTCGGCCACAGCTTCTTCGAGGCGCATGGTCCATCGCTGTGTGCCACTGCCGTGCGCGTCAAGGACAGCGCCAGTGCGCTGGCCCGGGCGGTGGCCTACAAAGGCCAGCCGTATCGCGGATTGGTCGGCCCCAATGAACTGGAACTGGCCGCCGTGCGCGCGCCGGATGGCAGCCTGATTTACCTCGTCGATCAAGACGCCGATGTCTATGGAACCGACTTCAACCTGGAGCCGGCCGCGGTGAGCAGCGGCGGCCTCAAGCGCATCGATCACATGGCTATGGCGCTGCCCGCCGACAGTCTCGACAGTTGGGTGCTGTTCTACAAGAGCCTGCTCGATTTTGAAGCCGATGACGAAGTGGTGCTGCCCGATCCCTATGGTCTGGTGAAGAGCCGCGCGCTGCGCAGCCGTGACAGTTCGATCCGCCTGCCGCTCAATATTTCCGAAAACCGCAACACCGCCATCTCACACGCGTTGTCGAGTTATCGCGGCTCCGGCGTGCACCACATCGCGTTCGATTGCGACGACATCTTTGCCGAAGTTAGTCGCGCCAAAGCGGCGGGCGTGCCGCTGCTGGATATTCCGCTCAACTACTACGATGACCTGGCCGCACGCTTCGATTTCGATGACGAATTCCTCAGCGAACTGGCCTATTACAACGTGCTGTACGACCGTGATGCCCAGGGCGGTGAACTGTTCCACGTGTACACCGAGCCGTTCGAGGGGCGTTTCTTCTTCGAGATCATTCAGCGCAAGAACGGTTATGCCGGTTACGGTGCGGCCAACGTGGCGGTGCGCCTGGCGGCCATGGCCAAATCCCGTAGCGGTGCCTTGCGTCAGGCAAAGTTGTAG
- a CDS encoding DUF2442 domain-containing protein: MKTVKTKVQADTPITEHSLDEAIERGKLRRNSGLHATAVTFLAPCLAVSFEDGSGILLPVVNYSEFDGFEVEDFAGLTIGYAGTALCHEGKDVHVSLAGMISASKPLMAMAASVIASRNGRQSSAAKAEAARANGRKGGRPRKVDVVV, from the coding sequence ATGAAAACGGTAAAAACCAAGGTCCAGGCAGACACCCCGATAACGGAACATAGCCTGGACGAAGCGATTGAGCGTGGGAAATTACGCAGGAACAGCGGCCTGCACGCGACGGCAGTTACCTTCCTGGCACCTTGTCTGGCGGTAAGCTTCGAAGATGGCAGCGGCATATTGCTGCCCGTGGTGAATTATTCTGAGTTCGATGGTTTCGAAGTCGAGGATTTCGCAGGCCTGACCATTGGCTACGCGGGTACCGCACTGTGCCATGAAGGAAAGGATGTGCATGTATCTCTCGCCGGCATGATCTCGGCGAGCAAGCCATTGATGGCCATGGCCGCATCGGTGATTGCCTCGCGCAATGGCCGCCAGAGCAGCGCTGCCAAGGCCGAGGCTGCGAGGGCCAATGGCAGGAAAGGTGGACGTCCACGCAAAGTCGATGTTGTCGTTTGA
- a CDS encoding LysR family transcriptional regulator produces MQRQFDDLQLGSIELFCLAAEAGSFTAAALVAGVTPAAVSRSVSRMEERLGVRLFARTTRSVKLTDSGRRYYEECRQALAQLVEAQREVMGQQQVPSGTLRISIPTTYAHHRILPLLPAFRARFPAVKVESHISNRNIDFVGEGYDMAIRVRAIPDSGLIARQLEDAALVMIASPEYLKRAGTPQTLDDLQQHECIQYELPSSGRRIAWLFSDNGVQREILAEGNFVCSDDVLGGVTLAKHGAGLFQTYRFIVEKELADGSLVEVLKPFGGRSRPFTLLYPQSRHMPLRLRAFIDFLVEQLPR; encoded by the coding sequence ATGCAGCGACAATTCGACGATCTTCAACTGGGCAGCATCGAGCTGTTTTGCCTGGCCGCCGAAGCCGGCAGCTTCACGGCCGCAGCGCTGGTGGCGGGGGTCACGCCGGCCGCGGTGAGCCGCTCGGTGTCGCGCATGGAAGAACGCCTTGGCGTGCGGCTGTTTGCGCGCACAACGCGCAGCGTAAAGCTGACCGACAGTGGTCGGCGTTACTACGAAGAATGCCGCCAGGCACTCGCGCAACTGGTGGAAGCCCAGCGCGAAGTCATGGGCCAGCAACAGGTGCCTTCAGGCACCCTGCGCATCAGCATCCCGACCACCTATGCCCACCACCGCATCCTGCCGTTGCTGCCGGCCTTTCGCGCGCGTTTTCCGGCGGTGAAGGTCGAGTCGCACATCAGTAACCGCAACATCGATTTCGTCGGCGAAGGCTATGACATGGCCATTCGCGTGCGTGCGATTCCCGATTCCGGCCTGATCGCCCGGCAGCTGGAAGACGCCGCGCTGGTGATGATTGCCAGCCCCGAATACCTCAAGCGTGCCGGTACGCCGCAAACCCTCGACGACCTGCAACAGCACGAATGCATTCAATACGAACTGCCCAGCAGTGGCCGGCGCATTGCCTGGTTGTTCAGCGACAACGGCGTGCAACGGGAGATTCTGGCCGAGGGCAACTTCGTTTGTTCCGACGATGTATTAGGTGGCGTCACCCTGGCGAAACATGGCGCGGGGTTGTTTCAGACCTATCGATTTATCGTCGAAAAAGAACTGGCCGATGGCTCGCTGGTGGAGGTGCTCAAGCCTTTTGGGGGGCGTTCACGGCCGTTTACCTTGCTATATCCGCAAAGTCGCCACATGCCCCTGCGGTTGCGCGCGTTTATCGACTTCCTGGTGGAGCAGTTACCACGCTGA
- a CDS encoding shikimate dehydrogenase, with product MNQNQTVLAGLIGAGIQASRTPALHEHEGDAQGMRYLYRLIDLDQLQLDSNALPDLLTAAERMNFTGLNITFPCKQAIIPLLDELSPEARGIGAVNTVVLKDGKRIGHNTDCLGFAEGFRRGLQGVAVERVVQMGAGGAGAAVAHALLSEGVRQLSIFDVEISRAQSLADNLNEHFGSNRAVAGHDLALTLAEADGLVNTTPMGMKKLPGMPVPVELLRAQLWVAEIVYFPLETELLRNARALGCRTLDGGNMAVFQAVKAFELFSGVVPDAQRMLEHFQSMNG from the coding sequence ATGAACCAGAACCAAACGGTATTGGCCGGACTGATCGGCGCCGGCATCCAGGCGTCCCGCACCCCGGCGCTGCACGAGCACGAGGGCGATGCCCAGGGCATGCGTTACCTCTATCGGCTGATCGACCTCGATCAGTTGCAACTCGACAGCAACGCCCTGCCCGACCTGTTGACGGCCGCCGAGCGCATGAACTTCACCGGCCTGAACATCACCTTTCCGTGCAAGCAGGCGATCATCCCGCTGCTCGACGAGTTGTCGCCAGAGGCCCGGGGCATTGGCGCGGTGAACACCGTGGTGCTGAAGGACGGCAAACGCATCGGTCACAACACCGATTGCCTGGGGTTTGCCGAGGGTTTTCGCCGTGGCTTGCAGGGCGTTGCCGTTGAGCGCGTCGTACAAATGGGCGCCGGTGGCGCTGGTGCGGCCGTGGCCCACGCGCTGTTGAGCGAAGGCGTACGCCAACTGAGCATTTTCGATGTGGAAATCAGCCGCGCGCAGAGCCTGGCAGACAATCTCAACGAGCATTTCGGCAGTAACCGCGCGGTGGCCGGTCATGATCTGGCACTGACCCTGGCCGAGGCTGATGGCCTGGTCAACACCACGCCCATGGGCATGAAAAAACTGCCCGGCATGCCGGTGCCGGTCGAGTTGCTTCGGGCTCAATTGTGGGTGGCGGAGATTGTTTACTTCCCGCTGGAAACCGAACTGCTGCGCAATGCCCGTGCACTGGGTTGCCGTACGCTCGATGGCGGGAACATGGCGGTGTTCCAGGCGGTGAAGGCATTCGAATTGTTCAGCGGCGTGGTGCCGGATGCGCAGCGGATGCTGGAGCACTTTCAGAGCATGAATGGCTGA
- a CDS encoding DUF4160 domain-containing protein yields the protein MKICSYRGLSVVIMLRDEHCPPHAHVDGGGWSARFKFSFWHNGVELWDVVPLSRRPPLAVLEGLRQSLKQPVHLLRARGIWWRKLKTVCLDNQLWDWQSNEVVVVNRIASTTNMIGSACYEPEKNTTRLFLISTREAVEIEL from the coding sequence ATGAAAATATGCAGCTACAGAGGTCTCTCGGTGGTGATCATGTTGCGTGACGAGCATTGTCCGCCCCATGCGCATGTCGATGGAGGAGGCTGGAGCGCTCGGTTCAAGTTCAGCTTCTGGCACAACGGCGTAGAGCTCTGGGACGTTGTTCCGCTCTCGCGTCGGCCACCGTTGGCGGTGCTGGAAGGGTTACGTCAGTCGCTCAAGCAACCTGTCCATTTGCTGCGTGCCCGTGGCATCTGGTGGCGAAAGCTGAAAACGGTCTGCCTTGATAATCAATTGTGGGACTGGCAAAGCAACGAAGTCGTTGTGGTTAACAGGATTGCCAGCACCACCAACATGATTGGCTCGGCTTGCTACGAACCTGAAAAGAACACGACGCGGTTATTCCTGATAAGTACACGGGAAGCTGTGGAGATCGAGTTATGA
- a CDS encoding NCS2 family permease — MLERLFQLKAHNTNVRTEILAGVTTFLAMAYILFVNPSILGETGMDKGAVFVATCLAAAIGSAVMGLIANYPIALAPGMGLNAFFTYTVVLHMGHTWQVALGAVFISAVCFFLLSIFRIREWIINSIPLPLRSAIAAGIGLFLALIALHNAGIVVSNPATMVGLGDLKQPAPILATLGFALIVALEALAVRGAVLIGILVVTIVSILMGFTPFGGVMSMPPSLAPTFLQLDIKGALDIGLVSVIFAFLFVDLFDNSGTLIGVAKRAGLMGKDGHMPKMGRALIADSTAAMAGSLLGTSTTTSYIESAAGVSAGGRTGLTAIVVAILFLLALFFSPLAASVPAFATAPALLFVAVLMTSGLAEIDWDDITVAAPVVITALAMPFTYSIANGIAFGFIAWTAIKLMSGRGRELNPALVILSILFVIKLGWFNA, encoded by the coding sequence ATGCTGGAAAGGCTGTTTCAACTCAAGGCACACAACACCAACGTGCGGACCGAGATTCTGGCGGGCGTCACCACCTTCCTGGCCATGGCCTACATTCTGTTCGTCAACCCGAGCATCCTCGGCGAGACGGGCATGGACAAGGGCGCGGTGTTCGTCGCCACCTGTCTGGCAGCCGCCATCGGTTCCGCGGTCATGGGCCTGATTGCCAACTACCCGATCGCGCTCGCGCCGGGCATGGGCCTGAACGCCTTCTTCACCTACACCGTGGTCCTGCACATGGGCCATACCTGGCAAGTAGCGCTGGGTGCGGTGTTCATCTCGGCCGTGTGCTTCTTCCTGCTGTCGATCTTCCGCATCCGTGAATGGATCATCAACAGTATCCCGCTGCCGTTGCGCTCGGCCATTGCCGCCGGTATCGGCCTGTTCCTGGCGCTGATCGCCCTGCACAACGCCGGCATCGTGGTCAGCAACCCGGCGACCATGGTCGGCCTCGGTGACCTGAAACAACCGGCACCGATCCTCGCGACCCTGGGCTTTGCCCTGATTGTTGCCCTTGAAGCCCTCGCCGTGCGCGGTGCGGTGCTGATCGGTATCCTGGTGGTGACCATTGTTTCCATCCTGATGGGCTTCACTCCGTTCGGCGGCGTGATGTCGATGCCGCCATCGCTGGCCCCGACCTTCCTGCAGCTGGACATCAAGGGCGCACTGGACATCGGTCTGGTCAGCGTGATCTTCGCTTTCCTGTTCGTCGACCTGTTCGACAACTCCGGCACCCTGATCGGCGTTGCCAAGCGCGCCGGGCTGATGGGCAAGGACGGCCACATGCCGAAAATGGGCCGCGCGCTGATCGCCGACAGTACTGCCGCGATGGCCGGGTCCCTGCTGGGCACCTCGACCACGACCAGCTACATCGAATCCGCTGCTGGCGTGAGTGCGGGCGGCCGCACCGGCCTGACCGCCATCGTCGTGGCGATCCTGTTCCTGCTGGCGCTGTTCTTCTCGCCGCTGGCCGCCAGCGTGCCTGCGTTCGCCACGGCACCGGCACTGCTGTTCGTCGCCGTACTGATGACATCCGGCCTGGCCGAAATAGACTGGGACGACATTACCGTCGCCGCGCCGGTCGTTATCACCGCGCTGGCCATGCCGTTTACTTATTCCATTGCCAATGGCATCGCCTTCGGTTTCATCGCCTGGACCGCCATCAAGCTGATGTCCGGTCGTGGCCGTGAGCTGAATCCGGCGCTGGTGATCCTGTCGATTCTGTTCGTGATCAAGCTCGGTTGGTTCAACGCATGA